From the genome of Podospora pseudoanserina strain CBS 124.78 chromosome 7 map unlocalized CBS124.78p_7.2, whole genome shotgun sequence, one region includes:
- the rio1 gene encoding Serine/threonine-protein kinase rio1 (COG:D; COG:T; EggNog:ENOG503NVB9), with translation MSSSEPVTPGSAAPHQPPYTYQPNQGYAPTEPIPTELANAAPRGVDEYLWEDSDDDVAYSDELDDDYLEGGEGNSGDITKQVNRQRQLQGANNGAPTALPRSNAQKPKANNSNHLDDLDSELAKHARKLKTDLIIDDDDFWNGDDRTGEVKDKDKDKDKADRATNELVMDQRTRMILLKMISRGIVSEVHGAISTGKEANVYGAVLDPLDGTRPLHRAIKIYKTAILVFKDRERYITGEHRFKRGANKKNNREMVKQWAEKEFRNLKRLHAAGIPCPEPLELKSHVLVMEFLGNKRGYAYPRLRDATLSDEGTENPWRPVYIQLLGIMRRLFRVCNLVHADLSEYNILYDKNKLYIIDVSQSVEHEHPRALEFLRMDIKNVGDFFRRKGVDTLQDRAIFDFITAIDGPVEEPELSEAIEQLYETRPSIQDAATEEVDVEVFRNQFIPRTLDEVYDMERDAEMPVEQLVYNSMLANTVSVKPEAAEEGSEEDSEDGTTADGDDRSESSEIDQSIFDKGPPRGKKHEDKDEKRQHKQTVKEEKRAKRAEKIPKAKKKRIIATTTKKRK, from the coding sequence ATGTCTTCCTCGGAGCCAGTAACACCCGGAAGTGCGGCGCCGCACCAGCCGCCCTATACCTACCAGCCAAACCAAGGCTATGCTCCGACTGAGCCCATCCCCACTGAGCTCGCCAATGCTGCCCCGCGTGGTGTCGACGAGTACCTGTGGGAAGAcagcgatgatgatgtggccTACAGCGACGAACTCGACGATGATTACCTGGAGGGTGGCGAAGGTAACTCGGGCGACATCACCAAACAGGTCAACCGCCAGCGTCAGCTTCAAGGCGCCAACAATGGAGCACCCACAGCTCTCCCCCGCTCCAACGCCCAGAAGCCAAAGGCCAACAACTCGAACCACCTTGACGACCTCGATTCCGAACTGGCAAAGCACGCAAGGAAGCTCAAGACCGATCTTATAATCGATGACGACGACTTCTGGAACGGAGATGACCGCACGGgcgaggtcaaggacaaggacaaggacaaggacaaggccgaCCGCGCCACCAAcgagttggtgatggacCAGCGCACACGCATGATTCTGCTCAAGATGATCAGCCGCGGTATTGTCAGCGAGGTGCACGGTGCCATCAGCACAGGCAAGGAGGCCAACGTTTACGGTGCCGTGTTGGATCCCCTGGATGGAACCCGCCCCTTGCACCGCGCCATCAAGATTTACAAGACCGCCATTCTCGTCTTCAAGGACAGAGAAAGGTACATTACAGGCGAGCATAGGTTCAAGAGAGGTGCCAATAAGAAGAACAACCGGGAGATGGTCAAACAATGGGCCGAGAAGGAGTTCCGCAACTTGAAGCGTCTGCATGCTGCCGGCATTCCATGCCCAGAACCTCTGGAGCTCAAGTCTCAcgtcttggtgatggagttCCTGGGAAATAAACGGGGTTATGCCTACCCAAGACTGCGGGATGCAACTCTTTCCGATGAGGGCACCGAAAACCCATGGAGGCCTGTGTACATCCAGCTCTTGGGCATCATGCGCCGTCTTTTCAGGGTCTGCAACCTGGTACATGCCGATCTGAGCGAGTACAACATCCTCTAtgacaagaacaagctgTACATTATCGACGTCTCGCAGTCAGTCGAGCACGAGCACCCGCGTGCCCTCGAGTTCTTGCGCATGGACATCAAGAATGTGGGCGATTTTTTCCGCCGCAAAGGTGTTGACACCCTCCAGGACCGCGCCATATTTGACTTCATCACGGCGATCGATGGTCCTGTCGAGGAGCCAGAGCTTTCCGAGGCCATCGAGCAACTCTACGAGACCCGCCCTTCCATCCAGGATGCCGCGACCGAGGAAGTTGATGTCGAAGTCTTCCGCAACCAGTTCATCCCCCGAACCCTGGACGAGGTCTACGATATGGAACGGGATGCCGAAATGCCCGTTGAGCAGCTAGTCTACAACAGCATGCTTGCCAATACAGTTTCCGTGAAACCGGAGGCCGCAGAAGAGGGCTCAGAAGAGGACTCAGAAGATGGCACTACGGCGGACGGTGATGACAGGTCAGAGAGCAGTGAGATCGACCAAAGCATATTTGACAAGGGCCCGCCAAGAGGAAAAAAGCATGAGGACAAAGACGAGAAGAGGCAGCACAAGCAAacggtcaaggaggagaagagagccAAGAGGGCCGAGAAGATAcccaaggcgaagaagaagaggatcaTTGCTACTACCACTAAGAAGAGGAAGTAg
- a CDS encoding uncharacterized protein (EggNog:ENOG503Q6U6; COG:S), whose protein sequence is MASPGSASSTGAPLRPISTQGQKLPPSSFDADNVPVEVLVKHLLAAKQSLSSMALVLRANGLSTHARQMHEESVVLSAQTAFLRSGINDQIFILRQVRRKMVSVYNSGRKDFDRLIRALDGVNGRLEKTIQMLRDTVVEPAFRPPGEETRSLIDFVDEGQVDILRESLKSSIAELKAAQTSFDGDLLRFEDDLRFLNKRLPCASSNPSPSSSSSHNQMPQLLGQLSDLSHSMAQHLSSLTQHFDMCVTAVRSTEGGAALARRRAAETTEDSGDPVSISGVITEQESRMAELEPMDPHERAEIIQVVLEDSPQVEEVVSDIQNVLQRMEDVFGALKDQADTIRAEHVSTVNAFALLEDIGAKLPSYVGAEDEFVQRWEGEKETIFEKMDEMERLKEFYEGYLTSYDRLKEEADRRRVVEDKIANTWRKAKEIVDDLLRADQAKRELFRQEDGEFLPTDLWPGMNDPPKRWEVVPVEEEPSTPRPVKAQPNVMRNS, encoded by the exons ATGGCATCTCCCGGCTCAGCCTCGTCAACAGGCGCACCTTTGCGGCCGATATCAACCCAAGGCCAAAAGCTACCACCGTCAAGCTTCGATGCCGATAATGTTCCTGTCGAGGTGCTGGTCAAGCATTTGCTTGCCGCGAAGCAGTCGCTCTCTTCCATGGCGCTTGTGCTTCGCGCCAACGGCCTTTCCACCCATGCCCGCCAGATGCACGAGGAGTCGGTTGTCCTGAGCGCGCAGACGGCCTTCTTGCGCAGTGGCATCAACGACCAGATCTTCATCCTGCGACAAGTGCGCCGAAAGATGGTTTCCGTCTATAACAGCGGGCGCAAGGATTTCGACCGGCTTATCCGGGCGCTGGACGGCGTCAATGGCCGGCTCGAGAAGACCATCCAGATGCTTCGTGATACGGTTGTGGAGCCTGCATTCCGCCCTCCAGGTGAAGAGACCAGGTCGTTGATAGACTTTGTCGATGAGGGCCAGGTTGACATACTCCGAGAATCCTTGAAATCTAGCATAGCCGAGCTCAAA GCCGCGCAAACCTCTTTCGACGGCGACCTCCTCCGGTTCGAAGACGATTTACGTTTTCTCAACAAACGTCTTCCGTGCGCGTCCTCGAacccctccccgtcttcctCGAGCTCCCACAACCAGATGCCCCAGCTCTTGGGCCAGCTCTCCGACCTCTCGCATTCCATGGCACAGCATCTCAGCTCCCTAACTCAGCATTTCGACATGTGCGTTACTGCTGTCCGGTCAACCGAGGGGGGCGCCGCTCTTGCTCGTCGCAGAGCCGCAGAAACAACCGAGGACAGCGGAGATCCCGTCTCCATCTCCGGCGTAATTACAGAGCAGGAATCTCGCATGGCCGAGCTTGAGCCAATGGATCCCCACGAGAGGGCCGAGATAATACAAGTCGTCTTGGAAGATTCGCCTCAGGTGGAGGAAGTTGTTTCGGACATACAGAATGTGCTGCAGCGCATGGAGGACGTCTTCGGAGCACTGAAAGACCAAGCCGACACGATTCGCGCCGAACATGTGTCTACTGTCAATGCGTTCGCACTGCTGGAGGATATCGGAGCCAAACTGCCGAGTTATGTTGGTGCCGAGGACGAATTTGTACAAcgttgggagggagaaaaggaaacaatCTTTGAAAagatggatgagatggagcGCCTGAAGGAGTTTTATGAGGGGTACTTGACTTCCTATGACCGActgaaggaggaggcagacAGACGAAGGGTTGTAGAGGACAAGATTGCCAATACCTGGCGCAAGGCGAAGGAGATTGTGGATGATTTGCTAAGAGCGGACCAGGCGAAGCGAGAGCTCTTCCGGcaggaagatggagagtTCCTGCCTACGGATCTATGGCCAGGAATGAACGACCCGCCCAAACGATGGGAGGTTGTGccggtggaagaggagccaAGCACGCCTCGACCTGTCAAGGCACAACCGAATGTGATGAGGAATAGCTAA
- a CDS encoding uncharacterized protein (EggNog:ENOG503P4FP; COG:J), producing MNNSDPSSKPVFFTYPAQGEALSNGFHYSQAVRIGNRIEISGQGGWDPASGAIPSSLAKEIEQAFSNVELALQAASPDPSKKITWRQVYSARSFNTPASLTEEGLAATAAALKKFCGPDHRPLLTAVGTPQLALPRMNIEIEVVALVDLNN from the exons ATGAACAACTCAGACCCATCTTCCAAGCCAGTCTTCTTTACTTACCCCGCCCAGGGAGAAGCATTGTCCAACGGGTTCCACTACAGCCAAGCGGTCCGCATTGGAAATCGAATCGAGATATCCGGCCAAG GTGGTTGGGACCCAGCCAGCGGAGCcatcccttcctctctcGCCAAAGAAATCGAGCAGGCATTCTCCAACGTCGAGTTGGCTCTCCAGGCGGCATCTCCCGACCCCAGCAAGAAGATCACCTGGCGCCAGGTGTATTCGGCTCGCTCTTTCAACACGCCGGCCAGCTTGACAGAGGAAGGCCTTGCAGCTACCGCGGCCGCACTCAAGAAGTTCTGTGGACCAGACCATCGGCCTCTTCTCACTGCTGTCGGAACACCACAACTTGCGCTCCCGCGAATGAATATTGAGATCGAGGTTGTGGCTTTGGTGGATCTGAATAACTAA
- a CDS encoding uncharacterized protein (EggNog:ENOG503P028; COG:S) codes for MDEKAARQSREQSTSAPATLAAEPPSSGSSASSVAHKREATSSPVGLPPQKSFDSGDDGQSRAIHPDIDHEEAEAADPGHELDVELGRAHGIEDIRRIETRGSVKSKVSRVLSVVSRRKAKERERIPFASVPVTNLYQGIVGWEGQDDPLMPLNFPNRKKYLILCLLSAITLLTPFASSILAPGITYLNRDFENDNEIVGAMTVSVYLLGYTVGPLFLAPLSEIYGRRVVLSAANWFFCAWQIGCALAPTIESLIVFRFLAGVGGAGCLTLGAGIIADMFRTDERGFAIGIVTLGPLIGPTVGPVIGGFVSQTIGWRWDFWIVLIISVVVCGLTELFNQETNPRVLIERKVKRLASESGRKDLRSCFETGEQMSQKRILLNGLVRPTKMLFLSPLVFFVSIYIAFTYGTLYLLFTTIPLVFQETYGWSIGITGLIYICLGIGNMCGWAVVTATSDKGVVRRTKQNNGVFEPEMRLSLSIWASTLLPITFFWYGWTTHYHTHWIVPVIALFPFSFGIIGIFIPLTTYLIDCYPIYAASAIAANTVARSLAGMLLPLAGPSMYENLGLGWGNSLLGFICILMIPVPLLLGRYGARLRKMGLQL; via the exons ATGGATGAAAAGGCCGCCCGCCAAAGCCGAGAGCAATCGACATCAGCGCCAGCCACGCTCGCCGCCGAACCGCCATCCTCGGGTTCTAGTGCTTCCTCGGTGGCTCACAAGAGGGAAGCAACTTCTTCTCCAGTTGGATTACCTCCTCAAAAGTCATTCGACtctggagatgatggccaaAGCCGTGCCATCCATCCCGATATCGACCATGAAGAGGCAGAAGCAGCGGATCCTGGCCATGAGCTTGATGTCGAACTTGGCAGA GCGCACGGCATAGAAGACATCAGGCGCATCGAAACTCGTGGCAGTGTCAAAAGCAAGGTTTCCCGAGTTTTGAGCGTCGTCAGCCGccgcaaggccaaggagcgtGAACGAATCCCCTTCGCCTCCGTACCCGTCACCAATCTTTACCAAGGCATTGTCGGCTGGGAAGGTCAGGATGACCCATTGATGCCGCTCAACTTTCCTAACCGCAAGAAATACCTTATCCTCTGCCTGCTCTCAGCCATCACCCTGTTGACACCCTTCGCATCGTCAATTTTGGCCCCGGGTATCACCTATTTGAACCGAGATTTTGAAAATGACAACGAGATTGTGGGCGCCATGACAGTTAGCGTGTATCTGCTTGGCTATACTGTCGGTCCATTGTTCCTGGCGCCATTGAGTGAAATATATGGGCGGAGGGTTGTTTTGAGTGCCGCAAACTGGTTCTTTTGCGCCTGGCAGATTGGTTGCGCCTTGGCGCCGACGATTGAGTCACTAATAGTGTTTCGGTTCCTCGCTGGcgtgggtggtgctggatgCTTG ACACTCGGGGCAGGCATCATTGCCGACATGTTCAGGACAGATGAAAGAGGATTCGCAATAGGCATTGTAACCTTGGGGCCTTTGATCG GCCCAACTGTTGGCCCCGTCATTGGTGGCTTCGTATCTCAAACTATCGGGTGGCGCTGGGATTTCTGGATCGTGCTGATCATATCCGTCGTGGTATGCGGGCTTACAGAGCTCTTCAACCAGGAAACGAACCCTCGCGTTTTGATTGAGCGGAAGGTGAAGCGGCTCGCCTCGGAGTCAGGCCGGAAAGATCTGAGGAGCTGTTTTGAGACCGGAGAGCAGATGAGCCAGAAGCGTATTCTTCTCAATGGTCTTGTGCGGCCAACCAAGATGCTCTTCCTGTCACCGCTCGTCTTTTTCGTCTCCATTTACATCGCCTTCACCTATGGTACGCTGTATCTGCTCTTCACCACTATTCCCCTCGTGTTCCAGGAGACTTATGGCTGGAGCATCGGCATAACGGGCCTCATCTACATTTGTCTGGGCATTGGAAACATGTGCGGGTGGGCGGTGGTCACGGCCACCTCAGACAAGGGTGTTGTTCGGCGTACCAAGCAGAACAACGGGGTGTTCGAACCAGAGATGCGTCTTTCGTTGAGTATATGGGCCAGCACGTTGCTGCCCATCACCTTCTTCTGGTACGGCTGGACGACACACTATCACACGCACTGGATCGTGCCAGTTATTGCCCTgttccctttttcttttggaaTCATTGGAATCTTCATCCCTCTGACGACATACCTCATCGACTGTTATCCAATATACGCTGCATCAGCTATAGCAGCCAACACAGTCGCCCGCAGCTTAGCCGGGATGTTGCTTCCACTTGCCGGGCCATCCATGTACGAGAATCTTGGATTGGGTTGGGGCAATTCATTACTTGGGTTCATCTGCATTCTCATGATTCCCGTACCGCTATTGCTCGGCAGGTATGGGGCAAGGTTGAGAAAGATGGGCCTCCAGTTGTAG
- a CDS encoding uncharacterized protein (EggNog:ENOG503P50B; COG:O), producing the protein MFRTSLSRTATRAVRTLSTSATKSSSIPLRICGRGTGTQQTITIKDKPYSIQTDTYPVLGGADSAPSPVAYSLASLTSCNQVTGAKVAEDHGIKLGQWNVRLDAVLPTDVLIKGKCEGNPNWESVKLFVRVQTNILESVKGDNLEADARFRHFVREVERRCPITQLFKRSGVQYENPPDITDLEWSGNPAAQ; encoded by the exons ATGTTTCGCACGAGCCTTTCAAGAACCGCTACCCGTGCAGTACGCACATTGTCTACCTCCGCCACCAAATCATCCTCCATCCCTCTCCGCATCTGCGGGCGTGGGACAGGCACCCAGcagaccatcaccatcaaagaCAAGCCATACAGCATTCAGACCGATACATACCCTGTTCTCGGTGGCGCTGACTCGGCCCCATCACCAGTGGCCTACAGCCTTGCCTCTCTTACCTCCTGCAACCAAGTAACGGGTGCCAAGGTAGCTGAGGACCACGGCATTAAGCTCGGCCAGTGGAACGTCAGACTCGACGCCGTGCTTCCCACGGACGTACTTATCAAGGGCAAGTGCGAGGGGAACCCCAACTGGGAGAGTGTGAAACTCTTCGTCAGAGTTCAGACCAACATTCTAGAGTCTGTAAAGGGAGACAACTTGGAGGCTGATGCGAGGTTTCGTCATTTTGtcagggaggtggagagaagGTGCCCAATTACACAGCTCTTCAAGAGAAGTGGTGTGCAGTATGAGA ACCCTCCGGACATAACGGATTTGGAGTGGTCAGGAAATCCTGCTGCTCAGTGA
- a CDS encoding uncharacterized protein (EggNog:ENOG503PA9U; COG:S) → MTELQNSVIQLRPKGWEADPEHEYFSLSTLDYCVGQVYTNYALFFKLSPNADKSRIISTIKDGLEVTLSQCRQLCGTLQEQPSGGGDLCFHKTRDSTVELHVQFLETAESKHEGEYQTFGSLEAQHFASRALGNMKTWCVSPMTYGEKPEAQPSSHPKCAAFKITFIPGGFLLMMHHHHYANDIMGWAGELHQLAENCAAIWANPSAPALPPWDPSCLDLSRITAPNVPEDKKIDGPASPLRHPDHKKAQWLLFHLSKTKTAALKQLASPKDGSYYVSSYDAYNALIWRLLTKHRLALFADDVPSNTPMVWGEAVDMRRRFTNPPIAPRTQGNVVYVALSSQSPPELKPLAASEVASDASLEKLAWYIRQLTNSVTQESLAAALNGIAPIRDKTALFLRVDSLPPLSIFVTEWRDTRPCDADFGFGKPHAFRFPFDTITNGLVVVYPVRGNGPCGDDEGNEFSIAVEMGIKDSLLADEEWNSWFDFRGVDADDMQRD, encoded by the coding sequence ATGACGGAACTACAGAACTCGGTCATTCAACTTCGCCcgaaggggtgggaggcagATCCAGAGCACGAATATTTCAGTCTGTCCACACTAGACTACTGCGTTGGACAGGTGTATACCAACTACGCCTTGTTCTTCAAGCTTTCTCCCAACGCGGACAAGTCGAGGATCATATCTACGATCAAAGATGGATTGGAAGTCACCCTGTCCCAGTGCCGTCAGCTGTGCGGCACTCTGCAGGAGCAACCCTCTGGAGGTGGCGACCTTTGTTTTCACAAGACCAGAGACAGCACGGTCGAACTTCACGTTCAGTTTCTCGAAACCGCCGAATCGAAGCACGAAGGAGAGTATCAGACGTTCGGATCACTGGAAGCACAGCATTTCGCCTCAAGAGCGCTGGGAAACATGAAAACCTGGTGTGTTTCGCCTATGACATATGGCGAGAAGCCCGAAGCACAGCCATCCAGCCATCCCAAATGTGCCGCCTTCAAAATCACTTTCATCCCAGGGGGCTTCCTGCTCATGATGCACCATCATCACTACGCCAACGACATCATGGGTTGGGCGGGAGAGTTGCACCAGCTGGCCGAGAACTGTGCCGCCATTTGGGCCAACCCTAGCGCCCCGGCTTTGCCTCCTTGGGATCCATCCTGCCTCGACCTGTCCAGAATTACTGCGCCGAACGTACCCGAAGACAAGAAGATTGATGGCCCAGCTTCACCCCTCCGCCATCCTGATCACAAAAAGGCTCAATGGCTGCTGTTCCATCTGTCCAAGACCAAAACTGCCGCTTTGAAGCAACTCGCCAGTCCGAAAGATGGCAGCTATTACGTGTCCAGCTATGATGCCTACAATGCTCTCATATGGAGACTCCTGACTAAACACCGCCTCGCACTCTTCGCTGATGATGTTCCCTCTAATACCCCCATGGTATGGGGAGAAGCAGTTGACATGCGTCGCCgcttcaccaacccacctATCGCGCCCCGCACTCAGGGCAACGTTGTCTACGTGGCTCTTAGCAGCCAGTCACCACCCGAGCTCAAGCCTTTGGCTGCTTCTGAGGTCGCCTCAGACGCATCATTGGAGAAGCTGGCGTGGTACATCCGTCAGTTGACAAACTCTGTCACCCAAGagtctcttgctgctgcatTGAATGGCATCGCGCCCATCCGGGACAAGACGGCCCTGTTTCTGCGCGTGGACTCACTCCCACCGCTGAGTATCTTCGTCACAGAATGGCGAGACACTCGTCCTTGTGATGCAGACTTTGGTTTCGGCAAGCCGCATGCATTCAGGTTCCCGTTTGACACAATCACCAATGGCCTGGTTGTGGTCTACCCGGTCCGAGGGAATGGGCCTTgcggggatgatgaagggAATGAGTTCAGCATTGCGGTCGAGATGGGAATAAAAGACAGCCTACTGGCAGATGAGGAGTGGAACAGCTGGTTTGACTTTAGAGGAGTAGATGCTGATGATATGCAGAGGGACTGA
- a CDS encoding uncharacterized protein (EggNog:ENOG503PBP1; COG:Q), giving the protein MSSKMTVRGLDDWTFMVSTSINGISVSLTANLLVIATLVLTLLGYFVVSHLLSPLRSIPGPFLARYTNLYRLYHTTRGSFHLHITRLHKTYGPDVRIGPNTVDIDYPELIKVVFGTTTKQKAEWKKTGFYLSSSTRVKETGEIMYNLFSQIDPELHAKWKRPVAKYYSAAAVARVESKMDEVVDMLCQELDKRVSGNDGQGGIDLGKWIVYYTWDVIGNVTFSQPLGYLREGKDFDGTLLTADKTLDYFAFITSIPWLDYVFDKNRIMRIGPPSFNHIVGLSVGHIMKRFQEDQSTEQKSRDADYLDMFLEARQKWPEVVDDAMVVRYTLSNMIAGADTTSSIIKTAIYYSMMAEWRWKKLREELEKAGINREKCPVSYRDARSVPYLEGLVRESMRILPGIALGLERHVPKGGFTLPSGHYLPEGTAVAMNPYVLSRNKQIWGENVDEFKPERWLRAGGESETRYQERLQMMNSADLTFGAGSRMCLGKNLALMQIYKGLATLALLYNVELADGAKEWKVINSFFVRQEGLEVRLTKRV; this is encoded by the exons ATGTCATCCAAAATGACGGTCCGTGGTCTTGATGACTGGACTTTTATGgtttccacctccatcaaTGGtatctctgtctctctgaCCGCAAACTTGCTGGTCATAGCCACTCTGGTCCTCACACTGTTGGGATACTTTGTTGTTTCGCATCTCCTATCACCTCTCCGATCAATTCCTGGTCCATTTCTGGCCC GCTATACTAACCTTTACCGCCTCTACCATACCACCCGCGGGTCTTTCCATCTCCACATCACTCGATTGCACAAAACATACGGTCCCGACGTTCGAATTGGCCCCAACACCGTCGATATTGACTACCCCGAGCTGATCAAAGTTGTCTTTGGGACGActacaaaacaaaaagccgAGTGGAAAAAGACAGGGTTCTACCTCTCTAGCAGCACGCGAGTcaaggagacgggggagaTCATGTACAACCTGTTCAGTCAAATTGACCCAGAGTTGCATGCCAAGTGGAAGAGACCAGTGGCCAAGTATTACTCCGCCGCCGCGGTGGCCAGAGTAGAAAGCAAGATGGATGAAGTGGTCGATATGCTATGTCAGGAGTTGGACAAAAGGGTCAGTGGCAATGATGGGCAAGGGGGGATTGATCTGGGGAAGTGGATCGTCTACT ACACTTGGGACGTCATCGGGAACGTCACATTTTCCCAGCCGCTCGGGTACTTGCGCGAGGGCAAAGACTTTGACGGGACGCTTTTGACAGCAGATAAAACGCTCGACTACTTTGCTTTCATAACATCGATCCCTTGGCTTGATTACGTCTTTGACAAGAACAGAATCATGAGAATCGGACCGCCGAGCTTCAATCACATCGTCGGACTGAGTGTAGGGCATATCATGAAGCGATTCCAGGAAGATCAAAGCACAGAGCAGAAGAGCAGAGATGCAGACTATCTGGATATGTTTCTCGAAGCACGTCAAAAGTGgccagaggtggtggatgacgCCATGGTCGTCAGATATACTCTGAGCAACATGATTGCAGGGGCAGACACCACCTCGAGTATCATCAAGACTGCTATATATTACTCGATGATGGCAGAATGGAGGTGGAAAAAGTTGAGAGAAGAACTAGAGAAAGCTGGAATCAACAGAGAAAAGTGCCCAGTCAGTTACAGAGATGCTAGGAGTGTGCCATACCTGGAGGGGCTGGTAAGGGAGAGCATGAGAATTTTGCCGGGCATTGCGCTAGGATTGGAAAGACATGTTCCCAAAGGAGGTTTCACATTGCCTTCGGGGCACTACCTGCCAGAGGGTACAGCAGTGGCCATGAACCCTTATGTCCTTTCTCGGAACAAGCAAATCTGGGGTGAAAATGTGGACGAGTTCAAGCCTGAAAGGTGGCTGAGGGCTGGCGGAGAGAGTGAGACCAGATACCAAGAAAGGCTGCAGATGATGAACAGCGCAGACTTGACTTTCGGTGCTGGGAGCAGAATGTGTCTTGGAAAGAATTTGGCGCTGATGCAAATCTATAAAGGCCTCGCAACATTAGCGTTGCTTTACAATGTTGAGCTAGCTGACGGGGCGAAGGAGTGGAAAGTCATCAACAGCTTTTTTGTCAGGCAGGAGGGACTCGAAGTTAGGCTGACAAAGAGAGTCTGA
- a CDS encoding uncharacterized protein (EggNog:ENOG503NUYK; COG:O; MEROPS:MER0003908), whose protein sequence is MCTTSNPRSFQEAIKQPGLTGVARGKELLQELHGQDASSQLFKMKSVFAFSTLLALASAAAVPERQVRPAVTAYDGYKVFRVAVKNQVNKVSKIIEQLELETWKAPKAPGALADIVVPPSKVAEFEAAVAGMEVTTMHEDLAASIEEESNFSAYAVGSANATWFNSYHSYNDHLQFLRDLQATYPTRSAIVTSGNSNEGRPITGIHFWGSSGKGKKPAVIFHSTVHAREWITTMVNEYLAFNLLTKYDTDAEIKSFVDKYDFYVFPVVNPDGFVFTQTNTRLWRKNRQSNTGSTCIGRDINRNWNFQWSVTGGASTNPCAEDYKGRAASDAPETTNLANFIRSVKSSQGLKLFIDWHAYSQLFMTPYGYSCTARAAKHTELVSLAAGAASAIQAVYGTRFTSGPICSTIYKATGSSVDWANDVGGSEYTFTAELRDTGANGFVLPASQIVPSGVETWAGLRYLLLNMK, encoded by the exons ATGTGTACTACCTCCAACCCACGGTCATTCCAGGAAGCTATAAAGCAGCCAGGTCTCACCGGAGTCGCTCGAGGAAAAGAGCTTCTCCAGGAACTCCACGGTCAAGACGCAAGTTCCCAGCTCTTCAAGATGAAGTCGGTTTTCGCTTTTTCCACTCTCCTGGCCCTCGCCTCGGCGGCTGCTGTCCCCGAACGCCAGGTCAGACCCGCTGTCACCGCCTACGATGGATACAAGGTCTTCCGTGTCGCTGTCAAGAACCAGGTCAACAAGGTCTCCAAGATCATCGAGCAGCTAGAGCTCGAGACATGGAAGGCACCCAAGGCCCCTGGCGCTCTCGCCGATATTGTTGTCCCACCATCCAAAGTGGCCGAGTTCGAGGCGGCTGTCGCCGGCATGGAGGTCACTACCATGCACGAGGACTTGGCTGCTTCTATTGAGGAGGAGTCCAACTTCTCTGCATATGCAG tTGGTTCTGCCAACGCTACGTGGTTCAACTCATACCATTCGTACAACGACCATCTCCAGTTCCTGCGGGATCTCCAGGCCACCTACCCAACCCGCTCGGCCATCGTCACGTCGGGCAACTCCAACGAGGGAAGACCTATCACAGGTATTCACTTCTGGGGAAGCTCCGGGAAGGGCAAAAAGCCTGCTGTCATCTTCCACAGCACCGTCCACGCGCGCGAGTggatcaccaccatggtCAACGAGTACCTGGCCTTCAACCTCCTGACCAAGTACGACACCGACGCCGAGATCAAGAGCTTCGTCGACAAGTACGACTTCTACGTCTTCCCCGTTGTTAACCCTGACGGCTTCGTCTTCACCCAGACCAACACTCGTCTGTGGCGTAAGAACCGTCAATCCAACACTGGCAGCACTTGCATTGGCCGTGACATCAACCGTAACTGGAACTTCCAGTGGTCCGTTACTGGCGGTGCTTCCACTAACCCCTGCGCCGAGGACTACAAGGGAAGAGCCGCCTCTGATGCCCCCGAGACTACCAACCTTGCCAACTTCATCCGCAGCGTCAAGTCCAGCCAGGGCTTGAAGCTCTTCATTGACTGGCATGCTTACTCTCAGCTGTTCATGACCC CTTACGGATACTCCTGCACTGCCAGAGCTGCTAAGCATACCGAGCTTGTGtcccttgctgctggcgctgCCTCGGCTATCCAGGCCGTTTACGGCACCAGGTTTACCTCCGGGCCTATCTGCAGCACCATCTACAAGGCCACCGGTAGCAGTGTCGACTGGGCCAACGATGTGGGTGGCTCTGAGTACACATTCACCGCCGAGCTTCGTGACACTGGTGCCAACGGCTTCGTTCTCCCTGCTAGCCAGATCGTTCCCAGCGGTGTCGAGACCTGGGCCGGTCTTAGATACCTGCTGTTGAACATGAAGTAA